From the Halalkalicoccus sp. CGA53 genome, one window contains:
- a CDS encoding metal-dependent transcriptional regulator, which produces MNTADQYLKSIYLIQRAENGPAATGALADSLDVSPASANEMIGKLQDRELVDHEKYKGVSLTDDGIVRAREALQTYCIIERFLANVLEVEEFRAEARELEAVIDETVAERLDTIIEREPQCPDCFDPEADVCALIDLEIEELAD; this is translated from the coding sequence ATGAACACAGCCGACCAGTACCTCAAGTCGATCTACCTGATCCAGCGGGCCGAGAACGGCCCGGCGGCGACGGGGGCGCTCGCCGACAGCCTCGACGTGAGCCCCGCCAGCGCGAACGAGATGATCGGGAAGCTCCAGGACCGGGAGCTGGTCGACCACGAGAAGTACAAGGGGGTGTCTCTGACCGACGACGGGATCGTCCGCGCGCGCGAGGCGCTCCAGACCTACTGCATCATCGAGCGCTTCCTCGCGAACGTCCTCGAGGTCGAGGAGTTCCGCGCCGAAGCCAGAGAGCTCGAGGCGGTGATCGACGAGACGGTCGCCGAGCGCCTCGATACGATCATCGAACGCGAACCCCAGTGCCCGGACTGTTTCGACCCCGAGGCCGACGTCTGTGCGCTGATCGACCTGGAGATCGAGGAGCTCGCCGACTGA
- the sufD gene encoding Fe-S cluster assembly protein SufD encodes MSAKIQHAEISEETVREISSRLDEPEWMLETRLSALSALDEIDLPKVIQTPGRRWTNLADLDFESLVDPLDAREKKDQIGPDEVEVLSFAEALQEHEELVKEHFGSILDPETNYLTALSTALFSTGTVVYVPEGVDAEDVTIRTTMNSRSLFNYTLVVTEQSSSVTILERQETGENVEGERYYSGLVEIAAGENSSVQYGSLQDLSEETYVYTLKEGETDTYATLDWIECNLGSRLTKASVETTLAGDGSESRIIGAFYGHNDQHLDVDARVWHRAEHTVADLVTRGVLDDAARSVYEGVQHVGKEAWNTSSYQRENTLMLSDESEADASPKLIINNHETEASHSATVGQIDREDLFYMTSRGIGEREARNTLVEGFFVPVLEEIEVDELREDLEARIVSRLR; translated from the coding sequence ATGAGCGCGAAGATCCAGCATGCCGAGATCTCCGAGGAGACGGTCCGCGAGATCTCGAGCCGGCTCGACGAGCCGGAGTGGATGCTCGAGACTCGTCTCTCCGCGCTCTCCGCACTGGACGAGATCGACCTGCCGAAGGTGATCCAGACGCCGGGTCGGCGGTGGACGAACCTCGCGGACCTGGACTTCGAGTCGCTGGTCGATCCGCTCGACGCTCGCGAGAAGAAGGATCAGATCGGGCCGGACGAGGTCGAGGTGCTCTCGTTCGCCGAGGCCTTGCAGGAGCACGAGGAGCTCGTGAAGGAGCACTTCGGCTCGATCCTCGATCCGGAGACGAACTACCTGACTGCGCTCTCGACGGCGCTGTTCTCGACCGGGACGGTCGTCTACGTACCCGAGGGCGTCGACGCCGAGGACGTCACGATCCGGACGACGATGAACTCGCGGTCGCTCTTCAACTACACGCTCGTCGTCACCGAGCAGTCGAGTTCGGTGACGATCCTCGAGCGACAGGAGACCGGCGAGAACGTCGAGGGCGAGCGATACTACAGCGGCCTCGTCGAGATCGCGGCGGGCGAGAACTCCAGCGTGCAGTACGGCAGCCTGCAGGACCTCTCGGAGGAGACCTACGTCTACACGCTGAAGGAGGGCGAGACCGACACCTACGCGACGCTCGACTGGATCGAGTGCAACCTCGGCTCGCGGCTGACGAAGGCCTCGGTCGAGACGACGCTCGCGGGCGACGGCTCCGAGTCACGGATCATCGGGGCCTTTTACGGTCACAACGACCAGCATCTGGACGTCGACGCCCGGGTCTGGCACCGCGCCGAGCACACGGTCGCGGACCTCGTGACCCGCGGGGTGCTCGACGACGCGGCGCGCTCGGTCTACGAGGGCGTCCAGCACGTCGGGAAGGAGGCCTGGAACACCAGCTCCTACCAGCGCGAGAACACGCTGATGCTAAGCGACGAGAGCGAGGCCGACGCCTCCCCGAAGTTGATCATCAACAACCACGAGACCGAGGCGAGCCACTCGGCGACCGTGGGTCAGATCGATCGCGAGGACCTCTTCTACATGACCTCGCGCGGCATCGGCGAGCGCGAGGCACGGAACACCCTCGTCGAGGGCTTCTTCGTGCCCGTCTTAGAGGAGATCGAGGTCGACGAACTCCGAGAGGACCTCGAAGCACGTATCGTCAGCCGGCTCCGATAG
- a CDS encoding ABC transporter ATP-binding protein, translating to MATLEITNLHAEVAEEGGETILRGVDLEVRSGEIHALMGPNGSGKSTLAKIVAGHPAYEVTDGEVLIHLDDGDFGEEFEIPADKRTWNLLELEPNERAALGVFLGFQYPAEIEGVTLTNFLRQAVNARLGEREELFEEDDEEDSERVESEDTGYDTSPMEGPVDDGEIGVAEFQQLLQEKMELLDMDEKFAMRYLNAGFSGGEKKQNEVLQAAMLEPEIAVLDEIDSGLDIDRLQDVSHGINALRDEQGTGILQITHYQRILDYVEPDHVHVMLDGQIAMSGGPELAEKLEDKGYDWVRDEFYQTA from the coding sequence ATGGCTACGCTAGAGATCACGAACCTGCACGCGGAGGTCGCAGAAGAGGGCGGGGAGACGATTCTTCGAGGGGTCGACCTCGAGGTACGATCGGGCGAGATCCACGCGCTGATGGGTCCGAACGGGAGCGGGAAGTCGACGCTGGCGAAGATCGTCGCCGGGCACCCGGCCTACGAGGTCACCGACGGCGAGGTACTGATCCACCTCGACGACGGAGACTTCGGCGAGGAGTTCGAGATCCCGGCGGACAAGCGCACCTGGAACCTACTCGAGCTCGAACCGAACGAGCGCGCCGCGCTCGGCGTCTTCCTCGGCTTCCAGTACCCCGCCGAGATCGAGGGCGTCACGCTGACGAACTTCCTCCGCCAGGCGGTCAACGCCCGTCTCGGCGAGCGCGAGGAGCTCTTCGAAGAGGACGACGAGGAGGACTCAGAGCGCGTCGAGTCCGAGGACACCGGCTACGACACGAGCCCGATGGAGGGGCCGGTCGACGACGGCGAGATCGGCGTCGCCGAGTTCCAGCAGCTCCTCCAGGAGAAGATGGAGCTGCTCGACATGGACGAGAAGTTCGCGATGCGGTACCTCAACGCCGGCTTCTCCGGCGGTGAGAAGAAACAGAACGAGGTGCTCCAGGCCGCGATGCTCGAACCCGAGATCGCCGTCCTCGACGAGATCGACTCCGGGCTCGACATCGACCGCCTGCAGGACGTCTCCCACGGGATCAACGCGCTGCGCGACGAGCAGGGAACCGGAATCCTGCAGATCACACACTACCAGCGGATCCTCGACTACGTCGAGCCCGACCACGTCCACGTGATGCTCGACGGACAGATCGCCATGAGCGGCGGACCCGAACTCGCCGAGAAGCTAGAGGACAAGGGCTACGACTGGGTCCGAGACGAGTTCTACCAGACGGCCTGA
- a CDS encoding zinc-dependent alcohol dehydrogenase family protein: MRAAVFTGFGEPLDVREIDAPEPDSDGVVVEVEACGICRSDWHGWIGDWAWRGVDFEEGHVFGHEPAGTVIEVGEGVDTVREGDHVAVPFNLGDGTCQLCRNGRSNVCENRQGLGFVETAQGAWAEELHVPAADHNAVALPEDVSSVEMAGLGCRFMTAFHALAHRADVGAGDWLAVHGCGGIGLSAVHIGDALGANVIAVDLTDEKLDLAEDLGAVERVNAADAEDVPEEIRAITDRGADVSVDALGIAETCRNSVRCLATTGQHVQIGMTTKREEGEVTLPIDEMVLNEIEFVGSLGMQPPRYDEIFRMVETGKLDPSLVVSERVGLDGITGRLEAMTEFETIGIPVVDRF, encoded by the coding sequence ATGCGAGCCGCCGTGTTCACCGGATTCGGCGAACCGCTCGACGTCCGTGAGATCGACGCGCCGGAGCCCGACTCCGACGGTGTCGTCGTGGAGGTCGAAGCCTGCGGGATCTGTCGCTCGGACTGGCACGGCTGGATCGGCGACTGGGCCTGGCGGGGCGTCGACTTCGAGGAGGGACACGTCTTCGGGCACGAACCAGCTGGGACGGTGATCGAGGTGGGCGAGGGCGTCGACACCGTTCGAGAGGGTGACCACGTCGCGGTCCCGTTCAATCTCGGGGACGGGACCTGCCAGCTCTGTCGGAACGGGCGCTCGAACGTCTGTGAGAACCGTCAGGGCCTCGGCTTCGTCGAGACCGCACAGGGCGCGTGGGCGGAGGAACTCCACGTCCCCGCGGCCGACCACAACGCCGTTGCCCTCCCCGAGGACGTCTCCTCGGTCGAGATGGCCGGACTCGGCTGTCGGTTCATGACCGCCTTCCACGCGCTCGCCCACCGCGCGGACGTCGGTGCGGGCGACTGGCTCGCCGTCCACGGCTGCGGGGGGATCGGACTCTCCGCGGTTCACATCGGCGACGCGCTCGGCGCGAACGTGATCGCCGTCGACCTGACCGACGAGAAACTCGACCTCGCTGAGGACCTCGGCGCCGTCGAACGCGTGAACGCCGCCGACGCCGAGGACGTACCCGAGGAGATCCGGGCGATCACCGACCGCGGCGCCGACGTCTCCGTCGACGCGCTCGGCATCGCCGAGACCTGCCGGAACTCGGTTCGCTGTCTGGCGACGACCGGCCAGCACGTCCAGATCGGGATGACGACCAAACGCGAGGAGGGCGAGGTCACCCTCCCGATCGACGAGATGGTGCTCAACGAGATCGAGTTCGTCGGCTCGCTCGGGATGCAGCCTCCACGCTACGACGAGATCTTCCGGATGGTCGAGACGGGCAAGCTCGATCCCTCGCTCGTCGTCTCCGAGCGGGTCGGACTCGACGGGATCACCGGGAGACTCGAGGCGATGACCGAGTTCGAGACGATCGGCATCCCCGTCGTCGATCGGTTCTGA
- a CDS encoding DNA-directed DNA polymerase — translation MQQSGLSEFETGAGDAASRDLDADRDAAAEAEATAGNGGVVVDEVVDPDEATFPPVDDRVDLAVTQVNYTVAEAGSTERPIVHVFGRREDGTAEHVRVYGFRPYFYAPTESLTDADLADGRITGSQEGYESIRGESLTKIFGRTPRDVGAIRDEFDHYEADILFPNRFLIDKDVRSGVSVPNRRSEDDGALVVHEEEVEAVDLQIPPRVHTFDIEVDDRSGFPEEGEEPIICLTSHDSVREEYVVWLFDAPAGEAAVPEALAGYEFLAGETTVDVRGFETEAAMLDDYLTYVEETDPDVLTGWNADDFDAPYVLDRLERLDSGSEYDLRGERLSRVNEVWRNNWGGPNVKGRVVFDLLYAYQRTKFSELDSYRLDAVAEVELGVGKERYTGAIGDLWEQDPERLLEYNLRDVELCVEINDRQDLIPFWQEVRTFVGCKLEDATTPGDAVDMYVLHKVHGQFALPSKGRVEGEEYEGGAVFDPITGVREMVSVLDLKSLYPMCMVTTNASPETKVDPERYDGETYRAPNGTHFRKEPDGIIREMVDELLAEREQKKVLRNDHDPGSETYTVYDRQQAAVKVIMNSLYGVLGWTRFRLYDQEMGAAITATGREVIRFTERAANERDKEVIYGDTDSVMLEFGGGASTEEVIEQSFELEDYINDRYDEFAREELGADDHRFQIEFEKLYRRFFQAGSKKRYAGHIVWKEGKEVDDIDITGFEYKRSDIAPITKEVQHRVIEMIVTGEELAEVTTYLTEVIAEFLEGELPYDEIAIPGGIGKRLDAYDTATAQVRGAQYANEFLGTNFGRGSKPKRLYLRKVHPDFFKRLEAEEGLDPHQNDLYNEFKRDPDVICFEYADEIPEEFEVDYEKMLEKTLENPISRVIEALGISWEEVRTGQQQTGLGSFM, via the coding sequence ATGCAGCAGTCGGGGCTCTCCGAGTTCGAGACGGGTGCGGGCGACGCCGCGAGTCGAGACCTCGACGCCGACCGGGACGCGGCCGCCGAGGCGGAGGCGACCGCGGGCAACGGCGGCGTGGTCGTCGACGAGGTCGTCGATCCGGACGAGGCGACGTTTCCGCCGGTCGACGACCGGGTCGACCTCGCCGTCACGCAGGTGAACTACACGGTCGCCGAAGCGGGGTCGACCGAGCGCCCGATCGTCCACGTCTTCGGCCGCCGCGAGGACGGCACGGCCGAGCACGTCCGCGTCTACGGCTTTCGGCCCTACTTCTACGCCCCGACCGAGAGCCTCACCGACGCGGACCTCGCCGACGGGCGGATCACCGGCAGCCAGGAGGGCTACGAGAGCATCCGCGGCGAGTCGTTGACGAAGATATTCGGCCGGACCCCCCGGGACGTGGGGGCGATCCGCGACGAGTTCGACCACTACGAGGCGGACATCCTCTTCCCGAACCGCTTTCTGATCGACAAGGACGTTCGCAGTGGAGTCTCCGTCCCGAACCGCCGGTCGGAGGACGACGGCGCGCTCGTCGTCCACGAGGAGGAGGTCGAGGCGGTCGACCTGCAGATCCCACCGAGGGTCCACACCTTCGACATCGAGGTCGACGACCGTTCCGGGTTTCCGGAGGAGGGCGAGGAGCCGATCATCTGTCTCACCAGCCACGACTCGGTGCGCGAGGAGTACGTCGTCTGGCTGTTCGACGCGCCCGCGGGCGAGGCGGCGGTACCTGAAGCGCTCGCCGGCTACGAGTTCCTCGCCGGCGAGACGACGGTCGACGTGCGCGGGTTCGAGACCGAGGCGGCGATGCTCGACGACTACCTCACGTACGTCGAGGAGACCGACCCGGACGTGCTGACGGGGTGGAACGCCGACGACTTCGACGCGCCGTACGTGCTCGACAGGCTGGAGCGCCTCGATTCAGGGAGCGAGTACGACCTGCGGGGAGAGCGTCTCTCGCGGGTGAACGAGGTCTGGCGGAACAATTGGGGCGGGCCGAACGTGAAGGGACGGGTGGTGTTCGACCTGCTGTATGCCTACCAGCGGACGAAGTTCTCCGAACTCGACTCCTACCGGCTGGATGCGGTCGCGGAGGTCGAACTCGGCGTCGGGAAGGAGCGATACACGGGTGCGATCGGCGACCTCTGGGAACAGGACCCCGAACGCCTCTTGGAGTACAACCTGCGCGACGTCGAACTCTGTGTCGAGATCAACGACCGCCAGGACCTCATCCCGTTCTGGCAGGAGGTCCGCACGTTCGTCGGCTGCAAACTCGAGGACGCGACCACGCCCGGCGACGCGGTCGACATGTACGTCCTGCACAAGGTCCACGGTCAGTTCGCGCTCCCCTCGAAGGGGCGCGTCGAGGGCGAGGAGTACGAGGGCGGAGCGGTGTTCGACCCGATCACCGGGGTTCGCGAGATGGTCTCGGTGCTCGACCTGAAGTCGCTGTACCCGATGTGCATGGTGACGACGAACGCCAGCCCCGAGACGAAGGTCGATCCAGAGCGCTACGACGGCGAGACCTACCGTGCGCCGAACGGGACCCACTTCCGGAAGGAGCCGGACGGGATCATCCGGGAGATGGTCGACGAACTGCTCGCAGAGCGCGAGCAGAAGAAAGTACTCAGAAACGACCACGACCCCGGGAGCGAGACCTACACCGTCTACGACCGCCAGCAGGCGGCGGTGAAGGTGATCATGAACTCTCTCTATGGCGTCCTCGGCTGGACCCGGTTCCGGCTCTACGACCAGGAGATGGGCGCGGCGATCACCGCCACGGGCCGCGAGGTGATCCGGTTCACCGAGCGGGCGGCGAACGAACGAGACAAAGAAGTGATATATGGTGACACGGACTCGGTGATGCTGGAGTTCGGCGGGGGCGCCTCGACCGAGGAGGTTATCGAGCAGTCGTTCGAGTTAGAGGACTACATCAACGACCGGTACGACGAGTTCGCCCGCGAAGAGCTCGGCGCGGACGACCACCGCTTCCAGATCGAGTTCGAGAAGCTCTACCGACGGTTTTTCCAGGCGGGGAGCAAGAAACGGTACGCCGGCCACATCGTCTGGAAGGAGGGGAAGGAGGTCGACGACATCGACATCACCGGCTTCGAGTACAAACGATCGGACATCGCGCCGATCACGAAGGAGGTCCAGCACCGGGTGATCGAGATGATCGTCACCGGGGAGGAGTTAGCGGAGGTGACGACCTACCTCACCGAGGTGATCGCCGAGTTCCTCGAGGGCGAACTCCCGTACGACGAGATCGCGATCCCGGGCGGGATCGGAAAGCGCCTCGACGCCTACGACACGGCGACGGCGCAGGTACGCGGCGCACAGTACGCCAACGAGTTCCTGGGGACGAACTTCGGCAGGGGTTCGAAGCCGAAACGGCTCTACCTGCGGAAGGTCCACCCGGACTTCTTCAAGCGACTGGAGGCCGAGGAGGGGCTCGACCCCCATCAGAACGACCTCTACAACGAGTTCAAACGCGACCCGGACGTGATCTGTTTCGAGTACGCCGACGAGATCCCCGAGGAGTTCGAGGTCGACTACGAGAAGATGCTCGAGAAGACGCTGGAGAACCCGATCTCCCGGGTGATCGAGGCGCTCGGAATCTCCTGGGAGGAGGTCCGGACCGGCCAGCAACAGACCGGCCTCGGGAGCTTCATGTAA
- a CDS encoding ferritin-like domain-containing protein: MSVGTTVTSDQQLVRLLQIGVVLEEVVEARAAHHYRSLSDEEREQLDERIVALLDHAAEESAEHRERLEGLIDALDAESVAFEEIETLVRGHYGQTKPEDFDGILYDQLHGEETAYKFYDDLITAIEESDAQFSVDRVRLLSVLREIREEERDGAQEVADIMEERE, from the coding sequence ATGAGCGTCGGGACGACCGTCACGTCGGACCAGCAGCTCGTCCGCCTGCTCCAGATCGGGGTCGTCCTCGAAGAGGTCGTCGAGGCGCGCGCCGCCCACCACTACCGATCACTGTCGGACGAAGAGCGCGAACAGCTCGACGAGCGGATCGTGGCGCTGCTCGATCACGCCGCCGAGGAGTCCGCAGAACACAGAGAGCGCTTGGAGGGACTGATCGACGCGCTCGACGCCGAGAGCGTCGCGTTCGAGGAGATCGAGACCCTCGTGCGGGGCCACTACGGACAGACGAAACCCGAGGACTTCGACGGTATCCTCTACGACCAGCTCCACGGCGAGGAGACGGCGTACAAGTTCTACGACGACCTGATCACGGCGATCGAAGAGAGCGACGCACAGTTCAGCGTGGACCGCGTGCGGCTGCTCTCCGTGCTTCGGGAGATCCGGGAGGAGGAGAGGGACGGGGCGCAGGAGGTCGCAGACATCATGGAGGAACGAGAATGA
- the sufB gene encoding Fe-S cluster assembly protein SufB, which yields MSSEELTKNQERFDHKNEERSAFRSEKGLTEEVVRLISEDKEEPEWMLERRLRALKHYQRMPMPTDWPGQPDLSELDVSEIVPYIRPDVETRGGVDSWEEVPDEIKDTFEKLGIPEAERKSLSGVGAQYESEIVYQNMKEQWEDKGVVFMNMDQAVQDHPEIVKEYFMTTCVPPSDNKFAALHGAVWSGGSFVYVPEGVTVEMPVQAYFRMNSEGMGQFEHTLIVAEEGSEVHYIEGCSAPKYNVINLHSGGVEVFVGEDAHVQYSTVQNWSKNTFNLNTKRAIVDRGGRMEWVSGSMGSKATMLYPCSILKGRGASANHISIAFAGEGQDIDTGAKVYHNAPRTNSTIESKSISKDGGRTNYRGLVHIADGAHDSSTAVECDALMFDNESISDTMPYMEINESTVDVAHEATVGKIGDEDIFYLQTRGLDDDDAKQMIVSGFIEPITEELPIEYAVELNRLIELEMEGSLG from the coding sequence ATGAGCTCAGAAGAACTCACGAAGAACCAGGAGCGCTTCGATCACAAGAACGAGGAGCGATCGGCGTTCCGCTCGGAGAAGGGGCTGACCGAGGAGGTCGTCCGGCTGATCAGCGAAGACAAGGAGGAACCGGAGTGGATGCTCGAGCGGCGTCTGCGCGCGTTGAAACACTACCAGCGGATGCCGATGCCGACCGACTGGCCCGGCCAGCCCGACCTCTCGGAGCTGGACGTCTCGGAGATCGTCCCGTACATCCGCCCCGACGTCGAAACCCGTGGCGGCGTCGACTCCTGGGAGGAGGTCCCCGACGAGATCAAAGACACGTTCGAGAAACTCGGCATCCCCGAGGCAGAGCGCAAATCCCTCTCCGGGGTAGGCGCGCAGTACGAGTCCGAGATCGTCTACCAGAACATGAAAGAGCAGTGGGAGGACAAGGGCGTGGTCTTCATGAACATGGATCAAGCGGTGCAAGACCACCCCGAGATCGTCAAGGAGTACTTCATGACGACGTGCGTCCCACCGAGCGACAACAAGTTCGCCGCGCTGCACGGCGCCGTGTGGAGTGGTGGCTCGTTCGTCTACGTGCCCGAGGGGGTGACGGTGGAGATGCCCGTTCAGGCGTACTTCCGGATGAACTCCGAAGGGATGGGCCAGTTCGAACACACGTTGATAGTGGCTGAAGAGGGCTCGGAAGTCCACTACATCGAGGGGTGTTCGGCGCCGAAGTACAACGTGATCAACCTGCACTCGGGCGGTGTCGAGGTCTTTGTGGGTGAGGACGCCCACGTGCAGTACTCGACGGTGCAGAACTGGTCGAAGAACACGTTCAACCTGAACACGAAGCGAGCGATCGTCGACCGCGGCGGGCGGATGGAGTGGGTCTCTGGAAGCATGGGCTCGAAAGCGACGATGCTCTACCCGTGTTCGATTCTCAAGGGTCGCGGAGCGTCGGCGAACCACATCTCGATCGCGTTCGCGGGCGAGGGTCAGGACATCGACACGGGGGCGAAAGTCTACCACAACGCTCCTCGTACTAATTCGACGATCGAGTCGAAGAGCATCTCGAAGGACGGCGGTCGGACGAACTACAGAGGGTTGGTCCACATCGCCGACGGCGCGCACGACTCGTCGACGGCGGTGGAGTGTGACGCGCTGATGTTCGACAACGAGTCGATCTCGGACACGATGCCGTACATGGAGATCAACGAGTCGACGGTCGACGTCGCGCACGAGGCGACGGTGGGGAAGATCGGCGACGAGGACATCTTCTACTTACAAACGAGAGGACTCGACGACGACGACGCGAAACAGATGATCGTCTCGGGGTTCATCGAGCCGATCACCGAAGAGCTACCGATCGAGTACGCCGTCGAGCTGAACAGGCTGATCGAACTCGAGATGGAGGGCAGCCTCGGATGA